A genomic segment from Rhinatrema bivittatum chromosome 19, aRhiBiv1.1, whole genome shotgun sequence encodes:
- the RNASEH2A gene encoding ribonuclease H2 subunit A, giving the protein MELAEFERDNSGRCRLSSPVPQLCRREPCCLGIDEAGRGPVLGPMVYGICFCPISKKGSLEELKVADSKTLSEAERERLFEKLDGSREYLGWALQILSPNVISTSMQQRVKYNLNALSHDTAIGLIQYALDSGVLLREVFVDTVGPAEKYQEKLQQRFPDLEVTVKPKADALFPVVSAASICAKVARDRAVKGWKFSEDLGDVNLDYGSGYPNDPKTKEWLAKNLDPVFGYPQFVRFSWSTAQSIVDSKAVPVCWDDGDEKASSRGTQSVLSFFPRKNDSGRQPHRFFQDRKLETVVEL; this is encoded by the exons ATGGAGCTGGCGGAGTTCGAGAGGGACAATTCGGGCCGCTGCAGGCTGAGCTCTCCCGTCCCGCAGCTCTGCCGGCGCGAGCCATGCTGCCTGGGCATCGACGAGGCGGGCAGGGGACCCGTGCTGG GTCCTATGGTTTATGGAATTTGCTTCTGTCCGATATCCAAGAAGGGGAGCTTGGAGGAGCTGAAGGTGGCAG ACTCCAAGACCTTGTCGGAAGCGGAGCGCGAGCGATTGTTTGAGAAGCTGGACGGCTCCCGGGAGTACCTTGGCTGGGCGCTGCAGATTTTGTCGCCCAATGTCATCTCCACAAGCATGCAGCAGAG AGTCAAGTACAACCTGAACGCCCTGTCCCACGATACTGCGATTGGACTGATTCAGTACGCCCTGGACTCCGGTGTCCTGCTCAGAGAG gttTTTGTGGATACGGTGGGACCCGCGGAGAAATACCAGGAGAAGCTGCAGCAGCGGTTTCCAGACCTGGAGGTCACCGTGAAGCCCAAGGCGGACGCCCTCTTCCCGGTTGTCAGCGCTGCCAGTATCTGTGCCAAG GTGGCCCGGGACCGTGCCGTGAAGGGTTGGAAGTTCTCGGAGGATTTGGGAGACGTGAACTTAGACTATGGCTCTGGATACCCAAACG ACCCCAAGACGAAGGAGTGGCTGGCTAAGAATCTGGACCCCGTCTTTGGCTACCCCCAGTTCGTGCGCTTCAGCTGGAGCACGGCCCAGTCCATCGTAGACAGCAAAGCTGTTCCTGTTTGCTG GGATGACGGAGACGAGAAGGCCTCGTCCAGGGGCACCCAGTCCGTGCTCTCCTTCTTCCCCCGGAAAAACGACTCCGGGCGCCAGCCCCACCGCTTcttccaggataggaagctggagacCGTCGTGGAGCTGTAA
- the PRDX2 gene encoding peroxiredoxin-2 has translation MASGNAHIGKPAPDFKSTAVVNGDFKEISLSDYKGKYVVFFFYPLDFTFVCPTEIISFSDRVAEFQEIDCQVIGASVDSHFTHLAWVNTPREEGGLGPLSFPLVTDLTHCIAKDYGVLKENEGIAFRGLFIIDQKGILRQITINDLPVGRSVDEVLRLVKAFQYTDTYGEVCPANWTPGERTITPTVKDSKSYFASAK, from the exons ATGGCTTCCGGGAACGCACACATCGGGAAACCGGCGCCGGACTTCAAGAGCACGGCTGTGGTGAACGGCGACTTCAAGGAGATCTCGCTGTCCGATTACAAAG GGAAGTACGTGGTCTTCTTCTTCTACCCCCTGGACTTCACCTTCGTGTGTCCCACCGAGATCATCTCTTTCAGCGACCGAGTGGCAGAGTTCCAGGAGATCGACTGCCAGGTGATCGGCGCCTCCGTGGACTCCCACTTCACCCACCTGGCGTG GGTGAACACTCCTCGAGAGGAAGGCGGCCTGGGACCCCTCAGTTTCCCACTGGTGACCGATCTCACCCACTGCATCGCCAAAGACTATGGCGTCTTGAAGGAGAACGAGGGCATAGCATTCAG AGGCCTCTTCATCATCGACCAGAAGGGAATCCTGCGGCAGATTACCATCAACGACCTGCCGGTGGGTCGCTCCGTGGACGAGGTCCTCCGGCTAGTGAAAGCCTTCCAGTACACGGACACCTACGGAGAAG tttgCCCTGCGAACTGGACCCCAGGGGAGCGAACCATCACCCCCACGGTGAAGGACAGCAAATCTTACTTCGCCAGCGCAAAGTGA